The Vallitalea okinawensis nucleotide sequence TTAACAGGCACATCAACGGGAGCAAGATAGATAAGCCCTTCGATAGAGCCAGGAGCAGTCCCATATGTGCTAACGATGCCGAGTATAACAAGAATAGCCCAAAGTTTAAGCCAAGCCAGCTTTTTACCAATAACACTGTCTTTAATCCACCAAACAACGATTCCGAGCAGGATACCTCTGACTATTTGGCCAAGTATAACCGCCAGTCCGCTAATCTCACCCATAGGCTTAAAACCTAAGAGTTCCAAATAGGCATCTTCGTAGTTAAGCAGTTGCCTAAAAATCAATCCGCAAAGTAAGTAAGTAAAAATGTGTGTCGCCATTACTTTCGTAAAAAACCTGAGCTTTTCGTTTGAGAACAGTTTAGTCATTGTTTCCAGCCTCCCTGCTCTGATTTTGTTTCCGCAAAACGCACCAATCTCTGTGCCCACATTCGGGGCAAGTCGTCCAGTGTAATTTATGGCTGCCGGTGCTAAAGAATGCCCGCCTTAGTGACGGCTTGAAAACCGAGTCACATTTGGGACAAATAAATTCGTTATCTTTTAGTTGAAAAGTTGAAATCAACAGACCGATTATTGCGACGGATATATATACCGCAAGTCCCCACCAGATACGTGATGCTACGAGCCACGCCATGAACAAGAGCCCTGAAGCTACTGCAATTCCTACTCCAGTATAAATCATAGCCAGCTTTTTCTTGTTGCGAACCTTGTTCCTCTTTTCCATAATATCTTCTATGCCAAGAACTGTATTTGCCGGGATAATGGCTTTGTCACGGATGCTTTCTTTGATGACATTGATCATATCCAACTGTTTCTGTCGCACGTCGATTTCGTCAGCAAGTGATTTCTCTTGCTCGTCAAGCAATATTGCGAGGATTTTTCCCGAAAATTCACTCTCCAAGACGCTTTTGATGGAGTTTAGCGAGAGACCAATTGCCTTTAGAGTTATAATAAGCTGAAATTTTCGCAAATCGTCATCATTGTAGAGCCGCCTGCCACCTTCGCTTAATTCAGTCGGTGGCAATAGTCCTTTTGTATCATAAAATTGCACCGTTCTGACAGACACATTATACAGCTTCGCCAATTCTCCAGTAGTGTATTTTGACATAGATTTCACCTCCTTGCCCTAACTTTACAACATCACGTTACGTCATGAGCAATAGGTTACGTTAGGGGATTTTTCGTATAACGCAGGGGGATTTTTTGCAAAACTACTTCAGTCCAAACTATAAATCTGTTACACTTACATTTCCTTGTCGGTTATATCCGAAAATATAAATAATCTAAACTACAACTTCTT carries:
- a CDS encoding MerR family transcriptional regulator — translated: MSKYTTGELAKLYNVSVRTVQFYDTKGLLPPTELSEGGRRLYNDDDLRKFQLIITLKAIGLSLNSIKSVLESEFSGKILAILLDEQEKSLADEIDVRQKQLDMINVIKESIRDKAIIPANTVLGIEDIMEKRNKVRNKKKLAMIYTGVGIAVASGLLFMAWLVASRIWWGLAVYISVAIIGLLISTFQLKDNEFICPKCDSVFKPSLRRAFFSTGSHKLHWTTCPECGHRDWCVLRKQNQSREAGNND